From the genome of Bacillus thermozeamaize:
TTTTCAGCACGTTGACCATGTCCTTGGTGCGCGGACGCTCCATTTTCAGCTCTTCCAGGACAAGACACTGGTTATCCCGAACCTTGGCCGACAGCGCCGACTTGATCGCAAGGCGCCGCACCTTTTTCGGCAGTTTGATGGCGTAACTGCGCGGTGTCGGCCCAAATACGGTGCCGCCGCCTACCCAAATCGGCGAGCGAATGCTGCCATGGCGAGCACGGCCGGTACCCTTTTGCCGCCACGGTTTTTTGCCTCCGCCACGGACGCGAGCGCGGTTTTTCGTGGCATGGGTTCCCAGGCGTCTGCCTGCCAGTTGCATGACGACTGCAGAATGCAGCACGTGTTCGTTGGGCTCGATGCCAAACACGTCATCCCGCAGTTCA
Proteins encoded in this window:
- a CDS encoding 50S ribosomal protein L4; translation: MAKVALYRMDGTQVGEFELRDDVFGIEPNEHVLHSAVVMQLAGRRLGTHATKNRARVRGGGKKPWRQKGTGRARHGSIRSPIWVGGGTVFGPTPRSYAIKLPKKVRRLAIKSALSAKVRDNQCLVLEELKMERPRTKDMVNVLKNLNLDKKALFVSENPDENLILSARNIPGVKVVGIDGINVLDVLHHDQLILTKEAAVKVGEVLGG